GATTAGGACTGCGTTAGATCTGCGTACGCCGCGAAAATCTCCGAACATCGTGCCGAAAGTATTTCGTAACCCGAATTAAGTGAAATTTGTCGCGCGAATGCTGCACCCAAGCCACCAGGTTCTGCTGACGCCCGCACGCTTTGGCGCCAGCGGTGATATCCTCCGCTGCGCCGTCGTTCGCCGCGTCGCTCATCCTCAAGGCAAGAGCGGGTCGCGAGGGCACGCGCCTGATTCGCGCATTGCGCCGCGCGCCGCAAGCCTTCGCGTGGGTGTAACGAGACGTAACGACATCGAACGCAGGGCAGGTTTGTGCATCAGTTATTACAAGTTTGAAATACGCCGGCCAGGACCGTGCGTTATATTGGTTTCAACAAAACATCAAACCCGAAAGGTGAGTCCATGAAGTTCCCACGTGTTGTTGCAATGCTGCTCGGGGGCGTGGCTATCGGCGCATCGAGCGCTGCTATGGCTGGCGTGAGCGTTGGTGTCAACATCGGTATTCCGGCCCCGGTTTATGTCGCTCCGCAGCCGGTGTACGCACCGCCGCCTCCGCCGCCGGTCGTTTATCAGCCGGCTCCGGTCTACGCGGCGCCGCCGGCCATCGTGATTGGCTGGCATGGCGATCGTTACTGGGACGGCCGCCGCTACTGGGCGCGTGACGACTGGTATCGTCACCACGGCGGCTACGGCGGTCCGGGCCGTGGTCACTATGACCGCGACCACGGTGGTCCTCCGGGACACTGGCACTAAGCCGCGAGGCTTGTTGCCGGCGCGATGCGCGTGACACAGGTTACGCGCCGCGCCAAAAGAAAAGCCGCCCATCGGGCGGCTTTTGCTTGTCTGCCGTTGCGCGCGCAACGAGGCGCGCATAACGCGAAGACGCGACGGCAGGCTTATTCCTTATTCGAGACCGGCCATGCCGCCAACCACGGCGTTGAAGCCCGAGTCGACGTGCATGATCTCGGCGGTCACGCCGGCTGCCAGATCGGAGAGCAGGAACGCGGCGGAATTGCCGACCTGTTCGATGGTCACGTTACGTTGCAGCGGGGCGTTTTGCTCGACGAAGTCGAGAATCTTGCCAAAGCCCTTGATGCCGCTTGCCGCAAGCGTCTTGATCGGGCCAGCCGAGATGCCGTTCACGCGCACGCCTTGAGCGCCGAGTGCCACTGCGAGATAACGCACGCTTGCTTCGAGTGCGGCCTTCGCGACGCCCATGGTGTTGTAGTTCGGGATAGCGCGTTCAGCGCCGAGATAGGTCAGCGTCAGCAGCGAAGCGTTCTGGGCGAGCATCGGCTTGGCGGCCTTGGCGAGCGCCGGGAAGCTGTATGCCGAAATATCGTGCGCGATGCGGAAGTTCTCGCGCGTCATGCCATCGAGAAAGTCACCCGCAATTGCCTCGCGCGGCGCGAAGCCGATCGAGTGGACGAGGCCGTCGAGCGTGTCCCAGTGCTGCTTGAGGTCGGTAAAGAGCGCTTCGATTTGCGCGTCGTCGGCCACATCGCAGGGGAACACGAGGTCGCTGTCGAATTCCCGCGCAAACTCGGTGATACGGTCCTTGAAGCGGTCGCCGACGTACGTGAACGCCAGTTCCGCGCCTTCGCGCTTGCATGCCTGCGCGATGCCGTACGCGATCGAACGGTTCGACAGCAGGCCGGTCAACAGAATACGTTTGCCAGCGAGGAAGCCCATGAATTCTCCTAAATCAGGTCATTGCGCTCGGCGCCTGTAGGGGCGGCGCCGCGCGGTTTGGGTAGAATTCTCTCACAACTGACAAGGCAGCCCGGACAATTACCGATCTATGACGACAGGAACGCGAGGCAGGGCGGCGCACGGCGCGCTTGGGGCAACCGTTCCTGCGGCATGGCTCGCGCCTGGGAAAAGGCTGGCGGCCGCGTGTCTGGCGCTCGTATTCGGGCTGCTGGCCATGCCGTGCGCGCATGCGGTCTACGCCATCGCGCAGTATGGCGAGCCCAAATATCCGCAAGGATTCGCGCACTTCGACTACGTGAATCCGGATGCGCCCAAGGGCGGCACGCTCGTTCTCGCCAATCCCGACCGCCTCACGAGCTTCGACAAGTTCAATCCGTTCACGTTGCGCGGCAATCCGGCGCCGGGCCTCGGCATGTTGTTCGAGAGCCTCACGACGGGAAGCTCAGACGAAGTGGCGTCTGCCTACGGTCTGCTCGCCGACGATATCCGCATCGCGCCCGACGCGCTTTCGGTGACATTTCACATCAATCCGAAGGCGCGCTTTTCGAACGGCGACCCGGTGACGGCTGAAGACGTGAAGTTTTCGCTCGATACGCTGAAGAGCCGCCAGGCCGCGCCCTCGATGCAGGCGTATTTCAACGAGATCACGCGCGCGGTGGTGGTCGACCCCGCGACGATCCGCTTCGAGTTCCGCAGCAACAACCGCGAATTGCCGCTCATTGCGGGCGGGATGCCCGTGTTCTCGCGCAAGTGGGGTTTGCGCCCGGACGGCAGCCGCATTGCTTTCGATCAGCTCGCGTTCGAACAGCCGATCGGCAGCGGCCCGTATGTGATCGACCGCTACTCGAACGGCCGCACGATCACCTACAAACTCGACCCCAACTACTGGGGCCGGGATCTGCCGGTGCGCGTGGGCACCAACAACTTCGAGCACATCACCTACAAGCTCTATTCCGATGACGTGGCGCGCCTCGAGGCCTTCAAGGCGGGCGAGTACGACGCGCTCGTCGAATACGTCGCGCGCAACTGGGTGCGGCGCGATGTCGGCAAGCGCTTCGACAGCGGCGAACTCATCAAGCGCGAGTTCCCTCAGCACAATGGCACCGGCATGCAGGGCTTCGTCATGAATCTGCGCAAGCCCGTGTTCCAGGACGTACGCGTGCGCCGCGCGCTCGACCTCGCGCTCGACTTCCAGTGGCTCAACCGCATGCTGTTCTATAGCCAGTACCGTCGCATCGACAGCTGGTTCGCGAACACGCAGCTGCAGGCCAAGGGCCTGCCGTCGCCAGGCGAGCTTGCCTTGCTCGAGCCGTGGCGCAAGTCGCTCGATCCCGCCGTGTTTGGGTCGCCGCCCTTGCAGCCCGATACGACGCCGCCTGGGTCGCTGCGCGCGAATCTGCTCGAGGCGCGCGCGCTGCTGGCCGACGCAGGCTGGACCTACCGCGACGGCGCGCTGCGCAACGCGAAGGGCGAGCCCTTCACGTTCGAAGTGCTCGACGACACGAGCGCTTCGGCGCAATGGGCGCCGATCATGGCGCAGTACACGCAGGCGCTCAGGCGGCTTGGCATCCAGGTGAACTATCGCTCGGTCGATTTCGCGCTCTACCAGAAGCGGCTCGATGCGTTCGACTTCGACATGACGACCATCAAGTTCCCCGACGTCCAGGTGCCCGGCGCGGAACAGATAGACCGCTTCGGCAGCAGGGCCGCCGACGAGCCGGGCTCGGGCAATCTACTGGGCCTGAAGTCGCCCGCTGTCGATGCGATTCTCAAGGCGCTCACGCAGGCGCAGACGCTCGAGCAACTGCTCGACGCCACGCATGCGCTCGACCGGGTGCTGATGCACGGCTACTATGTGGTGCCGCAGTGGTACAGCGCGACGCACCGCGTGGCGTTCAAGAACACGCTCGCGTATCCGGCGAAATTGCCGCTGTACTATGGCGCGAACGACTGGATCATCTCGACGTGGTGGCTGAAGTCACAACCCCGGCCACAGGGCGGCCCGCAAGCCGGTGGTCAATAACGACGGACGCAACGAATCATGTGGAGCTACATCGTCAAACGCCTGCTGCTGATGATCCCGACGCTGTTCGGCGTGCTCACGCTGACCTTCGGCGTGATCCAGTTCGTGCCGGGCGGCCCCGTCGAGCAGGCGGTGCGCGAGTTGCGGCGCGGCGCGGAGCAGGGCATGCCGTTCGGCATGCGCGCGCATTCGGGGGTGGACGCGCAGCAGATCGAGCAACTCAAGCAACTCTACGGCTTCGACAAGCCGCCGCTGCAGCGCTACTTCCTGATGCTCGGGCGCTTCGCGCGCTTCGATCTCGGTCAGAGCTATTTCCATCACCAGAGCGTGTGGTCGCTCATCATTTCGAAGCTGCCGGTGTCGATCAGCATTGGCCTCTGGACCTTCTTTCTCACGTATCTGATATCGGTGCCGTTGGGCATCGCGAAGGCGGTGCGCAACGGCTCGCGCTTCGATCTCGTGACGAGCCTCGTCGTGCTCGTCGGGTACGCGATTCCGGGTTTCGTGCTGGGCGTGCTGCTGCTCGTGCTGTTTGGCGGCGGCTCGTTCCTGCAGCTCTTCCCGCTGCGCAATCTCACCTCCGATGATTGGGACACGCTCTCGCTCGGCGGCAAGATTCTCGACTATCTCTGGCATATCGCGCTGCCCGTGACGGCCTCGGTGGTGGGGAGCTTTGCCGTCACGACCATGCTGACCAAGAACGCCTTTCTCGAAGAGATCCGCCGCCAATACGTGCTGACGGCGCGCGCCAAGGGCCTCTCGGAGCGCACCGTGCTCTGGAAGCACGTGTTTCGCAACGCGTTGCTACCACTTGTGGTGGGGTTCCCGTCAGCGTTCATCGGCGCGTTCTTCACCGGCAGTCTGCTGATCGAAACGCTATTTTCGCTCGACGGCCTCGGGTTGCTCTCATACGAGTCCGTGGTGCGGCGCGACTATCCGGTCGTGCTCGGTACGCTGTATCTCTTCACGTTGATCGGACTCCTGACGAATCTGATCTCCGACCTCTGTTACGTGTGGGTCGATCCCCGCATTCAATTCGAACAACTGGAGCGCTGAGTTGAACCGAGTCCGTGCCGGCGCCGAGTCCGAGCTGCGTACCGAGTCCGTGCGCGCCTTCAAGTCGCCCACGCCCGCGCGGCGGGTGTGGCTGCGCTTCAAGCAGCAGCGGCTCGGCTACTGGAGCCTCATCATCTTTGTCGTGGCGTTCGCGGCGAGCCTCGCGGCGCCGCTCTGGTGCAACGACAAGCCGCTCGTCGTGCGCTACGACGGTCATCTGTACTTCCCGCTCTTCAAGGCATACCCGGAGACGACGTTCGGCGGCGACTTCCCGACGCCTGCCGACTACCTCGATCCGTATATCCGTCACCGGTTCGACGCGCCCGGCAACTTTGCGATTTATCCGCCCAACCCGTACTACTACGACACGCTCAATTACTTTTCGAAGGTGCCGAATCCTGCGCCGCCGTCGCGGCAGAATTGGCTCGGCACCGATGCGAGTGGACGTGACCTGTTCGCGCGGCTGCTCTACGGCTTTCGCGTGTCCGTGGAGTTCGGGCTCGTGTTGACCGCGATCGGTACGGTCATCGGCATTCTCGCGGGGGCAGTGCAGGGCTACTTCGGCGGCAAGGTCGATATCGTCGGGCAGCGCCTGATCGAAATCTGGAATTCGATGCCGGAGCTCTACCTGCTGATCATCTTTGCGGCGATCTTCGAGCCGGGGTTCATCCTGCTCATTGTCCTCTTGTCGCTATTCGGCTGGATCGGGCTCGCGAGCTACGTGCGCGCCGAGTTCCTGCGCAACCGCAACCAGGACTACGTACTCGCCGCGCGCGCAATGGGTCTTTCGAACTGGCAGATCATCTGGCGCCACGTGCTGCCTAACAGCCTCACGCCGGTCATCACGTTTCTGCCGTTTCGCATGAGCGGCGCGATTCTCGCGCTCACGAGCCTCGATTTCCTCGGCCTTGGCGTGCCTCCGCCCACGCCGAGCCTCGGCGAACTGCTCGCGCAGGGCAAGGGCAATCTCGACGCGTGGTGGATCTCGATGTCGACATTCGGCGTGCTCGTTATCACGCTGCTACTGCTCACGTTCATGGGCGACGCGCTGCGCAACGCGCTCGATACGCGTATTTCCGACGCCATGAAGGCCGGAGGCAACCAGTGAGCGCCATGCCTCAGGACCTCGCCACGCCGCTTCTCTCGATCGAGCATTTGAGCGTGCGCTTTGACGAGACGCTCGCCGTCGATGACATCACGCTCGCAATCGGGCGCGGCGAGCGCGTTGCGCTCGTCGGCGAATCGGGATCGGGCAAGACCGTGACCGCACTGGCGGTGCTGCGGCTCTTGCAGGACGCGCAGATCAGCGGAACGATCCGGCTCGACGGCGACGATCTGCTCGCCAAAAGCGAGCGCGCGATGCGAGGCCTGCGCGGCAGCGACATCGCGATGATCTTCCAGGAGCCGATGTCGGCGCTCAATCCGCTCTACACGATCGGTGAGCAGATCGCGGAAACTATCGTGCTGCACGACGGCGTCTCGAAGAAAGCGGCTTACGAGCAGGCGGTGGGACTGCTCGAACGCACGGGCATTGCCGAAGCGCGGCGGCGCGTGTCGAGCTATCCGCATCAGCTCTCGGGCGGCCAGCGCCAGCGCGTGATGATCGCGATGGCGCTCGCGTGTCGTCCGCGCCTGTTGCTCGCCGACGAGCCGACCACGGCGCTCGACGTGACGATTCGCGGCCAGATCGTCGATCTGCTGCTCGAACTGCAGCGCGAGGAGGCAGCGCGACGCGGCATGTCGGTGCTGCTCATTACGCACGACCTGAACCTCGTGCGCCGCTTCGCGCAGCGCGTGGCCGTGATGGAGAAAGGCCGGCTCGTGGAGTCGGGCAGCGTCGAGCAGATCTTCGAGGCGCCGCAGCACCCGTACACGCAGCGGCTCATCGCGAGCCGGCCCGAGCGCCACGTGCTCCCCGTGCTGCCGATCGCGCCGGTGCTATTGCAGACGAAGGACGTGATCGTCGACTTCACAACGAAGCTGCCGGGTTTTCGCGGCTGGT
The Paraburkholderia acidiphila genome window above contains:
- a CDS encoding microcin C ABC transporter permease YejB; the protein is MWSYIVKRLLLMIPTLFGVLTLTFGVIQFVPGGPVEQAVRELRRGAEQGMPFGMRAHSGVDAQQIEQLKQLYGFDKPPLQRYFLMLGRFARFDLGQSYFHHQSVWSLIISKLPVSISIGLWTFFLTYLISVPLGIAKAVRNGSRFDLVTSLVVLVGYAIPGFVLGVLLLVLFGGGSFLQLFPLRNLTSDDWDTLSLGGKILDYLWHIALPVTASVVGSFAVTTMLTKNAFLEEIRRQYVLTARAKGLSERTVLWKHVFRNALLPLVVGFPSAFIGAFFTGSLLIETLFSLDGLGLLSYESVVRRDYPVVLGTLYLFTLIGLLTNLISDLCYVWVDPRIQFEQLER
- a CDS encoding ABC transporter permease; translated protein: MNRVRAGAESELRTESVRAFKSPTPARRVWLRFKQQRLGYWSLIIFVVAFAASLAAPLWCNDKPLVVRYDGHLYFPLFKAYPETTFGGDFPTPADYLDPYIRHRFDAPGNFAIYPPNPYYYDTLNYFSKVPNPAPPSRQNWLGTDASGRDLFARLLYGFRVSVEFGLVLTAIGTVIGILAGAVQGYFGGKVDIVGQRLIEIWNSMPELYLLIIFAAIFEPGFILLIVLLSLFGWIGLASYVRAEFLRNRNQDYVLAARAMGLSNWQIIWRHVLPNSLTPVITFLPFRMSGAILALTSLDFLGLGVPPPTPSLGELLAQGKGNLDAWWISMSTFGVLVITLLLLTFMGDALRNALDTRISDAMKAGGNQ
- the fabI gene encoding enoyl-ACP reductase FabI yields the protein MGFLAGKRILLTGLLSNRSIAYGIAQACKREGAELAFTYVGDRFKDRITEFAREFDSDLVFPCDVADDAQIEALFTDLKQHWDTLDGLVHSIGFAPREAIAGDFLDGMTRENFRIAHDISAYSFPALAKAAKPMLAQNASLLTLTYLGAERAIPNYNTMGVAKAALEASVRYLAVALGAQGVRVNGISAGPIKTLAASGIKGFGKILDFVEQNAPLQRNVTIEQVGNSAAFLLSDLAAGVTAEIMHVDSGFNAVVGGMAGLE
- a CDS encoding extracellular solute-binding protein, whose translation is MTTGTRGRAAHGALGATVPAAWLAPGKRLAAACLALVFGLLAMPCAHAVYAIAQYGEPKYPQGFAHFDYVNPDAPKGGTLVLANPDRLTSFDKFNPFTLRGNPAPGLGMLFESLTTGSSDEVASAYGLLADDIRIAPDALSVTFHINPKARFSNGDPVTAEDVKFSLDTLKSRQAAPSMQAYFNEITRAVVVDPATIRFEFRSNNRELPLIAGGMPVFSRKWGLRPDGSRIAFDQLAFEQPIGSGPYVIDRYSNGRTITYKLDPNYWGRDLPVRVGTNNFEHITYKLYSDDVARLEAFKAGEYDALVEYVARNWVRRDVGKRFDSGELIKREFPQHNGTGMQGFVMNLRKPVFQDVRVRRALDLALDFQWLNRMLFYSQYRRIDSWFANTQLQAKGLPSPGELALLEPWRKSLDPAVFGSPPLQPDTTPPGSLRANLLEARALLADAGWTYRDGALRNAKGEPFTFEVLDDTSASAQWAPIMAQYTQALRRLGIQVNYRSVDFALYQKRLDAFDFDMTTIKFPDVQVPGAEQIDRFGSRAADEPGSGNLLGLKSPAVDAILKALTQAQTLEQLLDATHALDRVLMHGYYVVPQWYSATHRVAFKNTLAYPAKLPLYYGANDWIISTWWLKSQPRPQGGPQAGGQ
- a CDS encoding ABC transporter ATP-binding protein, with the protein product MPQDLATPLLSIEHLSVRFDETLAVDDITLAIGRGERVALVGESGSGKTVTALAVLRLLQDAQISGTIRLDGDDLLAKSERAMRGLRGSDIAMIFQEPMSALNPLYTIGEQIAETIVLHDGVSKKAAYEQAVGLLERTGIAEARRRVSSYPHQLSGGQRQRVMIAMALACRPRLLLADEPTTALDVTIRGQIVDLLLELQREEAARRGMSVLLITHDLNLVRRFAQRVAVMEKGRLVESGSVEQIFEAPQHPYTQRLIASRPERHVLPVLPIAPVLLQTKDVIVDFTTKLPGFRGWWHKGRYRAVNDANIAVRQGETLGIVGESGSGKTTLAMAMLGLQRTGGGVVEFQGRPIASYQGRERLSLRSHLQVVFQDPFSSLSPRQTIERIVGEGLALHRPDLSAEERRKRVVGVLREVGLDRTALQRYPHEFSGGQRQRIAIARTLVLEPRVIVLDEPTSALDVSIQQQVLRLLTDLQRKYNLGYVFISHDLEVIGAMAHRVAVMQNGTIVESGEVSNIFDRPAHPYTRKLLKAAFDR